One part of the Methylobacterium terrae genome encodes these proteins:
- a CDS encoding SclB protein — MANHPGHRDAPVPGGGVSPETGAAGTARGEVLTPEERRELDRRRARADAPREDAGRAPDPGDLPGEADDLRAAFGTAGEDAGRGGPRGYGGTGYGGMGGDGTTQSGIQSAPDGSEGAATRIDDVPASERGDPDELAGRDAARRNPPRRRDTGPGGQTVFSNDRSGS, encoded by the coding sequence ATGGCGAATCATCCTGGCCACCGAGACGCCCCGGTGCCCGGCGGCGGGGTCTCGCCCGAGACGGGAGCGGCGGGCACGGCCCGCGGGGAGGTGCTGACGCCCGAGGAGCGGCGCGAGCTGGACCGTCGCCGCGCCCGGGCCGACGCACCGCGCGAGGATGCGGGCCGGGCGCCCGATCCCGGCGACCTGCCCGGCGAGGCGGACGACCTGCGGGCGGCCTTCGGCACCGCCGGTGAGGACGCGGGACGCGGCGGGCCCCGGGGTTATGGCGGCACGGGCTATGGCGGCATGGGCGGCGACGGGACCACGCAATCCGGGATCCAGTCGGCGCCGGACGGCAGCGAGGGGGCGGCGACGCGGATCGACGACGTGCCGGCCTCCGAGCGCGGCGACCCGGACGAGCTCGCCGGCCGCGACGCCGCCCGCCGCAACCCGCCCCGCCGCCGGGATACCGGTCCGGGCGGGCAGACGGTGTTCTCGAACGATCGGAGCGGCTCGTAG
- a CDS encoding TIGR04290 family methyltransferase — translation MTDETSRGDSLRGRAEALGPWFHNIEIAPGVFTAPDHFLGDYPMVKWRSFCDAVPADLAGKTVLDIGCNAGFYAVEMKRRGAARVLGIDEDERYLAQGRFVAEALGAEIEFRNLSVYDVGALGERFDVVLFMGVLYHLRHPLLALDLIHAHVAGDLMVFQSMQRGANTVAPVAADYDFFETAHFDEPGYPKLHFIEKDYSGDPTNWWAPNRACTEAMLRASGFRIEAHPEEEVYLCRRAATPVAGRPVYPARPPA, via the coding sequence ATGACCGACGAGACCTCGCGCGGCGACTCCCTGCGCGGCCGGGCCGAGGCCCTGGGGCCCTGGTTCCACAACATCGAGATCGCCCCGGGCGTGTTCACGGCCCCCGACCACTTCCTCGGCGACTACCCGATGGTGAAGTGGCGCTCCTTCTGCGACGCCGTGCCGGCGGACCTCGCCGGGAAGACGGTCCTCGACATCGGCTGCAATGCCGGCTTCTACGCCGTCGAGATGAAGCGGCGGGGCGCGGCCCGGGTGCTCGGGATCGACGAGGATGAGCGCTACCTGGCGCAAGGCCGCTTCGTCGCCGAGGCGCTGGGGGCCGAGATCGAGTTCCGCAACCTGTCGGTCTACGACGTCGGGGCGCTGGGCGAGCGCTTCGACGTGGTGCTGTTCATGGGCGTGCTCTACCACCTGCGCCACCCGCTGCTCGCCCTCGACCTGATCCACGCCCACGTCGCCGGCGACCTGATGGTGTTCCAGTCGATGCAGCGGGGCGCGAATACGGTCGCGCCGGTCGCCGCCGATTACGATTTCTTCGAGACCGCCCATTTCGACGAGCCGGGCTACCCGAAGCTGCACTTCATCGAGAAGGACTATTCCGGCGATCCCACCAACTGGTGGGCGCCCAACCGCGCCTGCACCGAGGCGATGCTGCGGGCCTCGGGCTTCCGCATCGAGGCCCACCCGGAGGAGGAGGTCTATCTCTGCCGTCGCGCCGCGACGCCGGTCGCGGGCCGGCCGGTCTATCCGGCGCGCCCGCCCGCGTGA
- a CDS encoding FUSC family protein: MKSSIRRGTQREPGPDLARLPVAPDLTGINVIEGLRAAVAFASIILLESWLHWPPLLTMALAANLTCFCDIGGPIRPRLSALLAFAGLGGLVWGAFGVMEGYGLGVVLPVALAVIFCCTFARIWGVPAQTVGNVLVVVLCLALDRALSVEQGVVVAGMFWAGGLWAAFLTLVVWRLHPYRPAHAAIGGVWRGLSRLARDLRRLSADPGGADPHGADPGGADPAVWEEHARGHRRAVRDAIEAARTLVLELARSRARLSERNARALIRLEAAEQLFGVMIALSDYLERATPAQRAQAVGLLRLLPPMLKVLARAIRRDRPVDLARIERALARAKPAPDADPALRRMAERILDRVRIGAKLSGPEDLAGGGGLAGAPAPPWRETVLVPLRANLTWSSANLRHAVRASVVALPALAVTVWWPGPFTHWLTITVVLTMQPFYAATWQRALERIGGTVLGGVIGAVLAYYATSPAILAAMMVPLSVVGFAARGVSYGTFIACLTPLVVVLVELVEPGHSSWEIVGMRALFTVLGGAVAVLAGLLLWPLWEPGRVRDALRAALQTHARYAEAVVAERLGEEPTAAAEAAARAAGLASNNLEAALSRALQEPMRRGRSRIEAAMIADATLRRMAGRLAILRHEPEPRGSDAATWRAWRDWLARALAATAAGDRLPAKPEGADSAAFERIAAQVELLAGTLRRAGIGRPEAGGQRVGRQEAGRTT, encoded by the coding sequence ATGAAGTCCTCGATCCGCCGTGGAACCCAGCGCGAGCCGGGCCCCGACCTCGCCCGGCTGCCCGTGGCGCCGGACCTCACCGGCATCAACGTGATCGAGGGCCTGCGGGCGGCGGTCGCCTTCGCGAGCATCATCCTGCTCGAGTCGTGGCTGCACTGGCCGCCGCTCCTCACCATGGCGCTCGCCGCCAACCTGACCTGCTTCTGCGACATCGGCGGGCCGATCCGGCCGCGCCTCTCCGCGCTCCTCGCCTTCGCGGGCCTCGGCGGCCTCGTCTGGGGCGCCTTCGGGGTGATGGAGGGGTACGGCTTGGGCGTGGTGCTGCCGGTGGCGCTCGCGGTCATCTTCTGCTGCACCTTCGCGCGGATCTGGGGCGTGCCGGCACAGACCGTCGGCAACGTGCTGGTGGTGGTGCTCTGCCTCGCCCTCGACCGGGCCTTGAGCGTCGAGCAGGGGGTCGTCGTCGCGGGCATGTTCTGGGCCGGCGGGCTCTGGGCCGCCTTCCTGACCCTGGTGGTGTGGCGCCTCCACCCCTACCGGCCGGCGCACGCGGCGATCGGGGGCGTCTGGCGCGGCCTGTCGCGCCTCGCCCGCGACCTGCGCCGGCTCTCGGCCGATCCCGGTGGCGCCGATCCCCATGGCGCCGATCCCGGTGGCGCCGATCCTGCCGTCTGGGAGGAGCATGCGCGCGGCCATCGCCGGGCCGTGCGCGACGCGATCGAGGCCGCCCGCACCCTGGTGCTGGAGCTCGCCCGCAGCCGCGCCCGGCTCTCGGAGCGCAACGCCCGGGCGCTGATCCGGCTCGAGGCGGCCGAGCAGCTGTTCGGCGTGATGATCGCCCTGTCGGACTACCTCGAGCGGGCGACGCCGGCGCAGCGGGCGCAAGCCGTCGGGCTCCTGCGGCTGCTGCCGCCGATGCTGAAGGTCTTGGCCCGCGCGATCCGCCGCGACCGGCCGGTGGACTTGGCGCGCATCGAGCGGGCGCTCGCCCGGGCGAAGCCCGCCCCCGACGCCGACCCGGCCCTGCGCCGGATGGCCGAGCGCATCCTCGACCGGGTCCGGATCGGCGCCAAGCTGTCGGGGCCGGAGGACCTGGCCGGGGGCGGCGGGCTCGCCGGCGCCCCGGCCCCGCCCTGGCGCGAGACCGTGCTCGTCCCGCTGCGCGCCAACCTGACCTGGTCCTCGGCGAACCTGCGCCACGCCGTGCGGGCGAGCGTGGTGGCGTTGCCGGCGCTCGCCGTCACCGTCTGGTGGCCCGGCCCCTTCACCCACTGGCTCACCATCACGGTGGTGCTGACGATGCAGCCCTTCTACGCCGCCACCTGGCAGCGGGCGCTGGAGCGCATCGGCGGCACGGTGCTGGGCGGGGTGATCGGCGCGGTGCTGGCCTACTACGCCACCTCGCCGGCGATCCTCGCCGCCATGATGGTGCCGCTCAGCGTCGTCGGCTTCGCCGCCAGGGGCGTGAGCTACGGCACCTTCATCGCCTGCCTGACGCCGCTCGTGGTCGTGCTGGTGGAACTGGTCGAGCCCGGGCACTCGTCCTGGGAGATCGTCGGGATGCGGGCCCTGTTCACGGTGCTGGGCGGGGCGGTCGCGGTGCTGGCGGGCCTGCTGCTCTGGCCGCTCTGGGAGCCCGGCCGCGTCCGCGACGCGCTGCGCGCCGCACTGCAGACCCACGCCCGCTACGCCGAGGCCGTGGTGGCCGAGCGCCTCGGCGAGGAGCCGACCGCCGCCGCCGAGGCCGCCGCCCGCGCGGCCGGGCTCGCCAGCAACAACCTGGAGGCCGCGCTCTCCCGCGCCCTGCAGGAGCCGATGCGCCGCGGCCGCTCCCGCATCGAGGCCGCGATGATCGCCGACGCCACCCTGCGGCGCATGGCCGGCCGGCTCGCGATCCTGCGCCACGAGCCGGAGCCGAGGGGTTCCGACGCCGCGACCTGGCGGGCCTGGCGCGACTGGCTGGCCCGGGCCCTCGCCGCGACCGCCGCCGGCGACAGGCTGCCGGCCAAGCCCGAGGGCGCGGATTCGGCGGCCTTCGAGCGCATCGCCGCCCAGGTCGAGCTCCTGGCCGGGACGCTGCGGCGGGCGGGGATCGGCCGCCCGGAGGCGGGTGGGCAACGAGTTGGCAGGCAGGAGGCCGGCCGGACGACGTAG
- a CDS encoding polysaccharide deacetylase family protein gives MSDETRPHGRYAYSPLPLRPPYDWPGGKRLAVYVALNVECFDFGGGLGAELAPGGPQPDVLNYAWRDWGNRVGVFRLAEAFDELALPASVLVNSRIYAECPGLMDAFRARGDEVVGHGRTNAERQGTLAEDEERALIAEATAVLTREEGRAPAGWLGPWISQSRTTPDLLAEAGYRYLLDWCHDDQPTWFSTRGGGRILSLPYPQELNDIPSIVGRKDSGAQFAEMIVDTFEEMRRASCAAPLVIGIALHPYLVGQPHRLAPLRRALAHIASARDEVWITRAGTIADHAIGLPEGLVPG, from the coding sequence ATGAGCGACGAGACCCGCCCGCACGGGCGCTACGCCTACAGCCCCCTGCCGCTGCGTCCGCCTTACGACTGGCCCGGAGGCAAGCGCCTCGCGGTCTACGTCGCCCTCAACGTCGAGTGCTTCGATTTCGGCGGCGGGCTCGGGGCCGAGCTGGCGCCGGGCGGGCCGCAGCCGGACGTGCTGAACTACGCCTGGCGCGACTGGGGCAACCGCGTCGGCGTGTTCCGCCTCGCCGAGGCGTTCGACGAACTCGCCCTGCCGGCCTCGGTGCTGGTCAACAGCCGCATCTACGCCGAGTGCCCGGGCCTGATGGACGCGTTTCGCGCCCGCGGCGACGAGGTGGTGGGCCACGGCCGCACCAACGCCGAGCGCCAGGGCACCTTGGCCGAGGACGAGGAGCGGGCGCTGATCGCCGAGGCCACCGCGGTCCTGACCCGCGAGGAGGGGCGCGCACCGGCGGGCTGGCTCGGCCCCTGGATCTCGCAGAGCCGCACGACCCCGGACCTGCTGGCGGAGGCCGGCTACCGCTACCTCCTCGACTGGTGCCACGACGACCAGCCGACCTGGTTTTCCACCCGCGGCGGCGGGCGCATCCTCTCGCTGCCCTACCCGCAGGAACTGAACGACATCCCCTCCATCGTCGGGCGCAAGGATTCGGGCGCCCAGTTCGCCGAGATGATCGTCGACACCTTCGAGGAGATGCGGAGGGCGTCCTGCGCCGCGCCGCTGGTGATAGGCATCGCGCTCCACCCCTACCTCGTCGGCCAGCCGCACCGCTTGGCGCCCCTGCGCCGGGCCCTGGCGCATATCGCGAGCGCCCGGGACGAGGTGTGGATCACCCGCGCCGGGACGATCGCGGATCACGCGATCGGGCTGCCGGAGGGCCTGGTGCCGGGCTGA
- a CDS encoding alpha/beta hydrolase — translation MTVNRRTALAGVSALGAAALATGTAQAQGAAPKTYVLVHGAYGGGWIWRDVAAGLRRQGHRVFTPTQTGLGERGHLLSRQITVDTHIEDVASVIAFEDLRDVVLVGHSYGGMAVTGVADRMTDRIRRIVYLDALIPENGDTAFTILPAGMADARRKAAVEQGAGVALPVPGPEAFPIPAGPAKDWFMQRLRPHPIGTYESPVRLTKPAGAGLAVTYVAYTAPALASIEPSRQRAKAKAGWEYRELAVPHDVEVPNPEKVVEVLAGAG, via the coding sequence GTGACGGTCAATCGCAGAACCGCCCTGGCGGGCGTCTCCGCCCTCGGCGCCGCCGCCCTCGCGACGGGGACGGCGCAGGCGCAGGGCGCGGCCCCGAAGACCTACGTCCTCGTCCACGGCGCCTATGGCGGCGGCTGGATCTGGCGCGACGTCGCCGCGGGCCTGCGCCGGCAGGGACACCGGGTCTTCACGCCGACCCAGACCGGGCTCGGCGAGCGCGGCCACCTGCTGTCGCGCCAGATCACCGTCGACACCCATATCGAGGACGTGGCGAGCGTGATCGCCTTCGAGGACCTGCGCGACGTCGTGCTGGTCGGGCATTCCTACGGCGGCATGGCGGTGACCGGCGTCGCCGACCGCATGACCGACCGGATCCGCCGCATCGTCTACCTCGACGCCCTGATCCCCGAGAACGGCGACACCGCCTTCACGATCCTGCCCGCCGGCATGGCGGATGCCCGGCGCAAGGCGGCGGTCGAGCAGGGCGCGGGCGTCGCCCTGCCGGTGCCCGGCCCGGAGGCCTTCCCGATCCCGGCGGGCCCGGCCAAGGACTGGTTCATGCAGCGCCTACGACCGCACCCGATCGGCACCTACGAGAGCCCGGTGCGGCTGACGAAGCCCGCCGGCGCCGGCTTGGCCGTGACCTACGTCGCCTACACCGCCCCGGCGCTCGCCTCGATCGAGCCGAGCCGGCAGCGCGCGAAGGCCAAGGCCGGCTGGGAGTACCGCGAACTCGCGGTGCCGCACGACGTCGAGGTGCCGAACCCCGAGAAGGTCGTCGAGGTGCTGGCGGGGGCGGGGTAG
- a CDS encoding carboxymuconolactone decarboxylase family protein: MPGQRLWLASVVVAAGCGWLAAGGSPSTAIGKEPRFPQLTLDSLNEQQRPLGEKIMKISSVGIGGPYNPLLRSPVLASRMYDLLEYLRWNSSLPPRLSEFAILIQARQWRSQVEWYAHHPLALKAGLPESVAADLKANRRPAGMTPEEEAVYDFCMELTTTHAVSDAVFDRAKRVLGEQQVVDLVGISGTYVTVAMILATAEAGVPPGKEPPFKPGEP; the protein is encoded by the coding sequence ATGCCCGGACAACGGTTGTGGCTGGCATCGGTCGTCGTGGCGGCCGGATGCGGGTGGCTCGCGGCGGGCGGGAGCCCGTCGACGGCGATCGGAAAGGAGCCCCGCTTTCCCCAGCTCACGCTCGACAGCTTGAACGAGCAGCAGCGCCCGCTCGGCGAGAAGATCATGAAGATCTCGAGCGTCGGCATCGGCGGGCCCTACAACCCGCTCCTGCGCAGCCCGGTGCTGGCGTCTCGGATGTACGACCTGCTGGAGTACCTGCGCTGGAACAGCTCGCTGCCGCCGCGCCTGAGCGAGTTCGCGATCCTGATCCAGGCCCGGCAATGGCGCTCGCAGGTCGAGTGGTACGCCCACCATCCCCTCGCCCTGAAGGCCGGGCTGCCGGAGAGCGTCGCGGCCGACCTCAAGGCGAACCGGCGCCCGGCCGGCATGACCCCCGAGGAGGAGGCCGTCTACGATTTCTGCATGGAGCTCACGACGACGCACGCGGTCTCGGACGCGGTGTTCGACCGGGCCAAGCGCGTGCTCGGCGAGCAGCAGGTCGTCGACCTCGTGGGGATCAGCGGCACCTACGTGACCGTGGCGATGATCCTGGCGACTGCCGAGGCCGGGGTGCCGCCGGGCAAGGAGCCGCCGTTCAAGCCGGGGGAGCCGTGA
- the aspA gene encoding aspartate ammonia-lyase: MSDVSTRIEHDLLGDRAVPAAAYYGIHTLRAVENFSITGTTLATCPDLIRALAAIKQAAALANRELGLLDAERCDAIVAACLEIRGGALHDQFVVDQIQGGAGTSTNMNANEVIANRALELLGAARGDYARLHPNEHVNMGQSTNDVYPTALKIAGIGAIRRLVAAMASLRASFTAKSEEFRDVLKMGRTQLQDAVPMTLGQEFGTYARMLAEDEARLCEAELLIREINMGATAIGTGITAHPLYAELVRERLSAITAIPLVTAEDLVEATQDCGAFVQVSGVLKRVAVKLSKTCNDLRLLSSGPRAGFNEINLPARQAGSSIMPGKVNPVIPEVVNQVAFEVIGNDVTISFAAEAGQLQLNAFEPVIAYSLFRSLAHLEAACRTLDVHCVRGITANRERLRASVEQSIGIVTALNPYIGYRNATAVAMEAHATGRGVYDLVLEKQLMARDQLDRVLQPDRLTRPQVLAAI, translated from the coding sequence TTGTCCGACGTTTCGACCCGCATCGAGCACGATCTGCTCGGCGACCGCGCGGTGCCGGCCGCCGCCTATTACGGCATCCACACCCTGCGCGCCGTCGAGAATTTCTCGATCACCGGCACGACGCTCGCGACCTGCCCCGACCTGATCCGGGCGCTCGCCGCGATCAAGCAGGCGGCGGCCCTCGCCAACCGCGAGCTCGGCCTGCTCGACGCGGAGCGCTGCGACGCCATCGTGGCGGCTTGCCTCGAGATCCGGGGCGGGGCCCTGCACGACCAGTTCGTCGTCGACCAGATCCAGGGCGGCGCCGGCACCTCGACCAACATGAACGCCAACGAGGTGATCGCCAACCGGGCGCTCGAGCTGCTGGGCGCCGCGCGCGGCGACTACGCCCGGCTCCATCCCAACGAGCACGTCAACATGGGCCAGAGCACCAACGACGTGTACCCGACGGCGCTCAAGATCGCCGGGATCGGGGCGATCCGCCGCCTCGTCGCCGCCATGGCGTCCCTGCGCGCGAGCTTCACGGCCAAGTCGGAGGAATTCCGCGACGTCCTCAAGATGGGCCGCACCCAGCTCCAGGACGCGGTGCCGATGACCTTGGGCCAGGAATTCGGCACCTACGCGCGGATGCTCGCCGAGGACGAGGCGCGGCTTTGCGAGGCGGAACTCCTGATCCGCGAGATCAACATGGGGGCGACCGCGATCGGCACCGGCATCACCGCCCACCCGCTCTACGCCGAGCTGGTGCGCGAGCGGCTCTCCGCCATCACCGCGATCCCGCTGGTGACGGCGGAGGATCTGGTGGAGGCGACGCAGGATTGCGGCGCCTTCGTGCAGGTGTCGGGGGTGCTCAAGCGCGTCGCCGTCAAGCTGTCGAAGACCTGCAACGACCTGCGCCTGCTCTCCAGCGGCCCGCGGGCGGGCTTCAACGAGATCAACCTGCCGGCGCGCCAGGCCGGCTCCTCGATCATGCCCGGCAAGGTCAACCCGGTGATCCCGGAAGTCGTCAACCAAGTCGCCTTCGAGGTGATCGGCAACGACGTGACGATCTCGTTCGCGGCGGAGGCCGGCCAGCTCCAGCTCAACGCCTTCGAGCCGGTGATCGCCTACAGCCTGTTCCGCAGCCTCGCCCACCTGGAGGCGGCCTGCCGCACGCTCGACGTCCATTGCGTGCGCGGCATCACGGCGAACCGGGAGCGGCTGCGGGCCAGCGTCGAGCAATCCATCGGCATCGTGACGGCGCTCAACCCCTATATCGGCTATCGCAACGCCACGGCCGTCGCTATGGAGGCGCACGCCACGGGCCGGGGCGTCTACGACCTCGTGCTCGAGAAGCAGTTGATGGCCCGCGACCAGCTCGACAGGGTGCTGCAACCCGACCGGCTGACGCGCCCGCAGGTCCTCGCGGCGATCTGA
- a CDS encoding histidine phosphatase family protein: MTTTFFLVRHAAHDRLGRVLCGRMPGVTLGREGRAQAEALAGRLAGEGLAAVYASPLERAQETAAPVAARTGLAVGTLPALNEIDFGAWAGRDFDALHGDPAWTGWNRARHVTRPPGGETALEAQGRLLRGLEELRHRHGEARLALVSHADVIKLAIVHALGLGPEAMARFEVGPASVSVLVLGEWGAKVESLNERAFLGMDA; encoded by the coding sequence ATGACCACGACCTTCTTCCTGGTGCGGCACGCGGCCCACGACCGGCTCGGCCGCGTCCTGTGCGGGCGGATGCCCGGGGTGACGCTCGGGCGCGAGGGCAGGGCGCAGGCCGAGGCCCTGGCCGGCCGCCTCGCCGGCGAGGGGCTGGCGGCGGTCTACGCCTCGCCCCTCGAGCGGGCGCAGGAGACCGCCGCCCCGGTCGCGGCCCGGACGGGCCTGGCGGTCGGGACCCTGCCGGCCCTGAACGAGATCGATTTCGGCGCCTGGGCCGGGCGGGACTTCGACGCGCTGCACGGCGATCCCGCCTGGACCGGCTGGAACCGGGCCCGCCACGTCACCCGGCCGCCGGGGGGCGAGACGGCGCTCGAGGCCCAAGGACGCCTCCTGCGCGGCCTCGAGGAGCTGCGGCACCGCCACGGCGAGGCCCGCCTCGCCCTCGTCAGCCACGCCGACGTGATCAAGCTCGCGATCGTCCACGCCCTCGGACTCGGACCGGAGGCGATGGCGCGCTTCGAGGTCGGCCCGGCCTCGGTGAGCGTGCTGGTGCTGGGGGAGTGGGGCGCCAAGGTCGAGAGCCTGAACGAGCGGGCGTTTCTGGGGATGGACGCATGA
- a CDS encoding dicarboxylate/amino acid:cation symporter → MAQHDLSQGGSTGRSGRLTLYTGIGLALGVAVGAGLHGMAGSPAEAKEIAGYFTIGTDIFLRLIKMIIAPLVFATIVSGIASFGDTKAVGRVAGLAMGWFLTASIVSLSLGFLVANIFQPGASLGLPLPDAAAQTGLKAASINLREFITHVFPTSIVSAMATNEVLQILVFSVFFGFGLSAIDRRYADPMVHMLNGLAQVMFKVTDAVMQVAPLAVFAAMASVVTIQGLGVLIDYGKFIAVFYLGLAVLWALLIGAGWLVLGTSVVRLLRLLRTPMIVAFSTASSEAAFPRTVEVLERFGVRPRVTGFVLPLGYSFNLDGSMMYQALASLFIAQAFGIHLGITEQLTMLLVMMVTSKGIAGVPRASLVVVAATVPMFGLPAAGILLIMGVDQILDMGRTVTNVLGNGLATAAVARWQGEMQEGGDEVVEAPAAVTLPTGKAA, encoded by the coding sequence ATGGCACAGCACGATCTGTCACAGGGTGGATCGACCGGACGCTCGGGCCGGCTGACGCTCTATACCGGGATCGGCCTCGCCCTCGGCGTCGCCGTCGGCGCAGGTCTGCACGGCATGGCGGGAAGCCCGGCGGAAGCCAAGGAGATCGCCGGCTACTTCACCATCGGCACCGACATCTTCCTGCGGCTGATCAAGATGATCATCGCGCCGCTCGTCTTCGCCACCATCGTGTCGGGCATCGCGAGCTTCGGCGACACCAAGGCGGTCGGCCGCGTCGCGGGCCTCGCCATGGGCTGGTTCCTCACCGCCTCGATCGTCTCGCTGTCGCTGGGCTTCCTCGTCGCCAACATCTTCCAGCCCGGCGCCAGCCTCGGCCTGCCGCTGCCGGATGCGGCCGCGCAGACCGGCCTCAAGGCCGCCTCGATCAACCTGCGCGAGTTCATCACCCACGTCTTCCCGACCAGCATCGTCTCGGCGATGGCGACGAACGAGGTGCTGCAGATCCTGGTCTTCTCGGTGTTCTTCGGCTTCGGCCTCAGCGCGATCGACCGCCGTTACGCCGACCCGATGGTGCACATGCTGAACGGGCTGGCCCAGGTGATGTTCAAGGTCACCGACGCGGTGATGCAGGTGGCCCCGCTGGCGGTCTTCGCCGCGATGGCCTCGGTCGTCACCATCCAGGGCCTCGGCGTGCTGATCGATTACGGCAAGTTCATCGCCGTGTTCTATCTCGGCCTCGCGGTTTTGTGGGCGCTCCTCATCGGCGCCGGCTGGCTCGTGCTCGGCACCAGCGTCGTGCGGCTGCTGCGCCTCCTGCGCACCCCGATGATCGTCGCCTTCTCGACCGCGAGCAGCGAGGCCGCCTTCCCGCGCACCGTCGAGGTGCTGGAGCGGTTCGGCGTGCGCCCCCGCGTCACCGGCTTCGTGCTGCCGCTCGGCTACTCGTTCAACCTCGACGGCTCGATGATGTACCAGGCGCTGGCCTCGCTGTTCATCGCCCAGGCCTTCGGCATCCATCTCGGCATCACCGAGCAGCTGACCATGCTGCTGGTCATGATGGTGACGAGCAAGGGCATCGCCGGCGTGCCGCGCGCCTCGCTCGTCGTCGTGGCCGCCACCGTGCCGATGTTCGGCCTGCCCGCCGCCGGCATCCTGCTGATCATGGGCGTCGACCAGATCCTCGACATGGGCCGCACCGTCACCAACGTGCTCGGCAACGGGCTCGCCACCGCGGCGGTGGCCCGCTGGCAGGGCGAGATGCAGGAGGGCGGGGACGAGGTCGTCGAGGCCCCCGCCGCCGTGACCCTGCCGACCGGCAAGGCGGCGTGA
- a CDS encoding LysR family transcriptional regulator has protein sequence MELKWIEDFLSLAETRSFSRSAESRAVTQSAFSRRIRSLEVWLGTALLDRSTYPITLTADGRQFLETAEEVVRLLTVSRADFRARSDGAGLPVVTITALHSLCLSFLPRWLGRIRDALGPVASRVLPDNFNICVQALVEGGYDLLLTYHHPGIPIPLDPERYPCRVVGRDSLAAVASPRGLVPDAKGRLPLLQYSRGSFLGRLAGIAQSAEDAPATYPVHTNENSMAEALRSMALGGHGVAWLPRSLVAPEIRAGALTVLGREMPMDIRLYRSAERHRSFLDEVWAVAAEDPPNYSDAE, from the coding sequence ATGGAACTCAAGTGGATCGAGGACTTCCTGAGCCTCGCCGAGACCCGCAGCTTCTCGCGCTCGGCGGAAAGCCGCGCGGTCACGCAATCGGCCTTCAGCCGGCGCATCCGCTCGCTGGAGGTCTGGCTCGGCACCGCGCTCCTCGACCGCAGCACCTACCCGATCACCCTCACCGCCGACGGCCGCCAGTTCCTCGAGACCGCCGAGGAGGTGGTGCGGCTCCTCACCGTGAGCCGGGCCGATTTCCGCGCCCGCAGCGACGGCGCCGGGCTGCCGGTGGTGACGATCACGGCGCTCCACTCGCTCTGCCTCTCGTTCCTCCCGCGCTGGCTCGGGCGGATCCGCGACGCGCTCGGGCCCGTGGCGAGCCGGGTGCTGCCGGACAACTTCAACATCTGCGTCCAGGCCCTCGTCGAGGGCGGCTACGACCTGCTCCTGACCTACCACCACCCCGGCATCCCGATCCCGCTCGATCCCGAGCGCTATCCCTGCCGGGTGGTCGGGCGGGACAGCCTGGCGGCGGTGGCCTCCCCCCGCGGGCTGGTGCCCGATGCCAAGGGCCGCCTGCCGCTGCTGCAATATTCCCGCGGCTCGTTCCTCGGGCGGCTCGCCGGCATCGCGCAATCGGCCGAGGACGCGCCGGCGACCTACCCGGTCCACACCAACGAGAACTCGATGGCCGAGGCCCTGCGCTCGATGGCGCTCGGCGGCCACGGCGTCGCCTGGCTGCCGCGCAGCCTGGTGGCGCCCGAGATCCGCGCCGGCGCCCTCACGGTGCTCGGCCGCGAGATGCCGATGGACATCCGGCTCTACCGCAGCGCCGAGCGCCACCGCTCCTTCCTCGACGAGGTCTGGGCGGTCGCGGCGGAGGACCCGCCAAACTATTCGGATGCGGAATAG